A genomic stretch from Ictalurus punctatus breed USDA103 chromosome 2, Coco_2.0, whole genome shotgun sequence includes:
- the si:ch1073-303k11.2 gene encoding leucine-rich repeat neuronal protein 4 has protein sequence MHNFTLLLLALLVDFLLAVSLNPVSSKPPVTKTRIRYIGVLDDYDEEETPISKVPEQAGATTTQFIPLKCEYDPCVVPKVPCSVVAAQTKCYCPGITGPDELPTAPEIKELKQGASGLVEIHWCAPQSTVSYYKIIIEGSHEQQIFSNSSRTGLVQGVMVGSRVCVLAGNNVGFSAESEISCALFEPHKSNQAPEMSWVIAGGISLLVLALVLAVVLLWRWRRGRKNASMDGEGLRNPSYTTNETL, from the coding sequence ATGCACAACTTTACCCTCCTCCTGCTGGCCTTGTTGGTGGACTTCCTGTTAGCCGTTTCTTTGAACCCGGTATCATCTAAACCTCCTGTCACAAAAACCCGCATCCGCTACATCGGTGTACTTGACGACTACGATGAAGAAGAAACCCCCATTTCAAAAGTCCCAGAACAGGCTGGGGCCACTACCACTCAGTTTATCCCTCTGAAGTGTGAATATGACCCTTGTGTGGTTCCCAAGGTTCCCTGTTCTGTGGTTGCTGCACAAACTAAGTGCTACTGTCCTGGAATTACTGGTCCGGATGAGCTGCCTACAGCTCCAGAGATCAAAGAGTTGAAACAGGGAGCATCTGGACTGGTGGAGATCCATTGGTGTGCACCACAATCCACCGTCTCCTACTACAAAATAATCATAGAAGGCAGCCACGAGCAACAAATTTTCAGCAATTCTTCCCGTACTGGGTTGGTGCAGGGAGTAATGGTTGGGTCACGAGTTTGTGTGCTGGCAGGGAATAATGTCGGATTCAGCGCTGAATCAGAAATATCTTGTGCTCTCTTTGAGCCTCATAAGTCCAATCAGGCCCCCGAAATGTCATGGGTCATCGCTGGGGGCATCAGCCTTTTGGTGCTAGCCTTGGTGTTGGCTGTGGTGTTGCtgtggagatggaggaggggTAGGAAGAATGCGAGCATGGATGGTGAGGGACTACGAAATCCATCCTACACCACAAATGAAACACTGTGA